One segment of Paenibacillus sp. FSL R7-0337 DNA contains the following:
- a CDS encoding sugar ABC transporter permease produces MKNWARKDSSVAWLFLAPSLIGFALFYLIPFGMGVFYSFMDRAVDGQYVGLQQYRELIAGDSFRKAAFNTFYFSLVSVPLLIVLSLGLALLLHKKLYFQKWLRTAYVLPLVVPVASIILIWQILFDWNGALNAWLSGFGLARVDWMKTETARNVIMMMYVWKNIGYNVILFLAGLQQIPKDYYETAQIEGAGRFRQFRSITLVYLTSTMFFVVMMSIINSFKVFRETYLLAGPYPHDSIYMLQHFMNNMFLSLDLPKMTAASTLMVGGILILVLGLFAMERRYRRNME; encoded by the coding sequence TTGAAGAATTGGGCCCGTAAGGATTCATCGGTGGCTTGGTTATTTCTGGCACCCAGTCTCATCGGGTTTGCCTTGTTTTATCTGATTCCGTTTGGTATGGGCGTGTTCTATTCCTTCATGGACCGTGCGGTGGACGGGCAGTATGTGGGCCTGCAGCAGTACCGGGAGCTGATCGCGGGCGACTCCTTCCGCAAGGCAGCCTTCAATACCTTCTACTTCAGCCTGGTGAGTGTTCCGCTGCTGATCGTGCTGTCGCTGGGACTCGCGCTGCTGCTCCATAAGAAGCTGTATTTTCAGAAATGGCTAAGGACGGCTTACGTTCTCCCGCTTGTCGTTCCTGTCGCTTCCATCATCCTGATCTGGCAGATCCTGTTCGACTGGAACGGGGCGCTGAATGCTTGGCTGAGCGGCTTCGGCCTGGCCCGGGTGGACTGGATGAAGACGGAGACCGCGCGGAATGTAATTATGATGATGTATGTGTGGAAAAACATCGGGTACAACGTGATCCTGTTCCTGGCCGGACTGCAGCAGATCCCGAAGGATTATTATGAAACCGCCCAGATTGAAGGGGCCGGCCGTTTCAGGCAGTTCCGGAGCATTACGCTGGTCTACTTAACCTCTACGATGTTTTTTGTAGTCATGATGTCGATCATTAACTCTTTCAAGGTATTCCGGGAGACGTATCTGCTGGCCGGGCCGTATCCGCATGACAGTATCTATATGCTGCAGCATTTTATGAACAATATGTTTCTGTCCCTGGACCTCCCGAAGATGACAGCGGCATCTACCCTGATGGTCGGCGGCATTCTGATCCTTGTTCTCGGGCTGTTCGCCATGGAACGCCGGTACCGTCGAAATATGGAATAG